In Balaenoptera acutorostrata chromosome 12, mBalAcu1.1, whole genome shotgun sequence, a single window of DNA contains:
- the SDC1 gene encoding syndecan-1, with translation MRRPALWLWLCALALRLQPALPQTVAINVPPEDQDGSGDDSDNFSGSGAGALPDITLSQQTPSTWKDKGLLTAMPTAPEPSRPDTTATSISTSSTSTSTSATSTSTSILPTGEQPEEGGVVLLAEVEPGLTAQEKEATHPPSETTLHPTTHRASTARATTAQGPATSHPHRDVQPDHHETSAPTGHSQPEPQAPSVEDGGSSATEKAAEDEASTQLPGGEDSGEQDFTFDVSAENSAGATVEPGQRNGPPGDPGATGASQGLLDRKEVLGGVIAGGLVGLIFAVCLVGFMLYRMKKKDEGSYSLEEPKQANGGAYQKPSKQEEFYA, from the exons CAAACTGTGGCTATAAATGTGCCCCCCGAAGATCAGGATGGCTCTGGAGATGACTCGGACAACTTCTCTGGCTCGGGCGCAG GTGCTCTGCCAGATATCACCTTGTCACAGCAGACCCCCTCCACCTGGAAGGACAAGGGGCTCCTGACGGCCATGCCCACGGCTCCAGAGCCCAGCCGCCCAGACACCACCGccacctccatctccacctcctccacctccacctccacctccgccacctccacctccacctccatcctgCCGACTGGAGAACAGcctgaggagggaggggtggTGCTCCTGGCAGAGGTGGAACCTGGCCTCACCGCCCAGGAGAAGGaggccacccacccacccagtgaGACCACGCTGCACCCAACCACCCACCGGGCATCAACAGCCAGAGCCACCACGGCCCAGGGGCCTGCCACCTCCCATCCCCACAGGGACGTGCAGCCTGACCACCACGAGACCTCAGCTCCCACAGGTCACAGTCAGCCCGAGCCTCAGGCTCCCAGCGTGGAGGATGGAGGTTCTTCTGCCACTGAGAAGGCTGCTGAGGATGAAGCCTCCACccagctcccaggaggggaggacTCTGGGGAGCAG GACTTCACCTTTGACGTGTCCGCGGAGAACTCAGCCGGGGCCACTGTGGAACCTGGCCAGCGGAATGGGCCCCCAGGGGATCCTGGGGCCACGGGAGCCTCGCAGGGCCTCCTGGACAGGAAGGAAGTGCTGGGAG gGGTCATTGCCGGAGGCCTCGTGGGACTCATCTTTGCTGTGTGCCTGGTGGGTTTCATGCTGTACCGGATGAAGAAGAAGGACGAGGGCAGCTACTCCTTGGAGGAGCCGAAACAAGCCAATGGCGGGGCCTACCAGAAGCCCAGCAAGCAGGAGGAGTTCTACGCCTGA